The genomic stretch GTTACACCAGATGGTTTTATAACGGCTTACCAGCAGTTTATTGCTAACGGGTGGATGGGACTGTCACAGCCGGTTGAGTATGGCGGGCAGGGTTTACCTTTTTCTTTAAATTATGCAGTGCAAGAAATATTATTGGCAGGGAATCCTGCCTTTAGTACTTACCCGATTGCTTTATGGGGGGCTATCAGTACGGTCTGTGCCCACGCGAGTGAGGAGTTGGTAGAGCGTTATGTTCCTTCAATGGTATCAGGTGCCTGGGGGGGAACCATGTGTTTGACTGAGTCCCATTGTGGTTCTGATCTCGGCTTATTAAAAACCAAAGCTGAACCCGATGGAGATGATAGTTATCGTATTACTGGTACTAAAATATTTATTACCACGGGCGAGCACGATATGGTCGAAAACATTGTGCATATTGTGTTGGCGCGCTTACCAGACGCACCATCTGGAGTGAAAGGAATCTCTCTATTTATGGTGCCTAAGATAAATGTTAATGATGACGGCAGCCTTGGGTCACCAAATAAGGTGGCTTGTGGCAGTATTGAACACAAGATGGGGCTAAATGGCAGCGCCACCTGTGTAATGAATTTTGATGGGGCTAAGGGTTACTTGATCGGTGTGCCTAATCAAGGTCTCAATGCGATGTTCACGTTCATTAATGAATCTCGTATGGCCGTTGCGCAACAGGGGCCAGCCACTATGGAGCGTGCTTATCAGGGTGCATTAGCTTATGCCAAGGAGCGACTACAAATGCGAGCTCCTGTGCGAAAACTCCCTGACCAACCGGCAGATCCTATCCTCGTTCACCCTGATGTTCGCCGTATGTTGCTAACTCAAAAAGCGCTGGCCGAAGGAGGGCGTTTGATGACGTTTCAATGTGCACAATTGTTGGACGTGGTTAAGGATAGTGTCAAACCTGATGACGTGGCATTGGCAGAAAAGCGCCTTGCACTATTAACGCCTATTGCCAAAGGTTTTCTCAGTGAGTTGGGGCAGGAAGCTGCGGCTTTGGGGGTGCAGGTTTTTGGTGGCCACGGTTATATCCGCGAGTGGGGTATGGAGCAAATTATCCGCGATGCTCGCATAGCGACTATCTACGAAGGTACGACTGGTATTCAGGGGTTGGATTTATTAGGTCGAAAAGTCCTAGCTGGCGAGGGCGCGTTACTTAATCTTCAGGTTGAAGAAATGCGAGAATGTTGTCTGCGTTGCGCAGATACTCCGAGACTTCAATATTTCACGAGTATTCTCAATAGTAAAATACAGGATTGGTTGCAATTAACGGCGAAAATTGCAGAAAAAAGCCATGATTCCAACGAAATAAATGCTGCTGGTGTCGATTACTTGATGTTTTCTGGTTATACCTTGATGGCCTATTGTTGGTTGCTTATGGCTGAGGCAGCCCAGCAGGCTATTGATCGAGGTGACGAAAGTGGCTTCTATCATTCGAAGCTAAAAACCGCGCGTTTTTATTATGAACGAATTCTGCCTCGCACTTTATCGCACGCCCAAGCGGCGCTCTCTGGAGCTGAAGGCCTGATGGCATTTGAAGATGAGGATTTTTGCGCTGAATGATGTAGAGCGTATGACATTGCTGATTAAGATGTTTTTATGCAACGTTAGTCTGTTTCTTCATGAGGTGGTGGGAAAATTAAAATTGCAGTTTCAAAAAATAAATTTTCCCTTATGCATATCGAAAATGTGATTGCCGTGAAGTTTTAATGATTTAATTGATAAGGTGGAATTCAGTATGCAAGAAAACAGTTCAGGTAGAGTGCGAATCATTAAACGTGATGAAATAGCGGATATTGTTGGTCACCAAAGTAAAGCATCAGAATGGTTTACGGTAACTCAGCATCAGATTAACCAGTTTGCTGATTGTACTCTTGACCGACAGTTTATTCACGTCGACCCTGAAGAGGCAAAAAATGGGCCTTTCGGCACTACCATTGCGCACGGATTTTTGACCTTGTCGATGTTGACGCATTTTATTTCCTTTTTTTCCATAGTCATTGACGGTGTGCATACCCAGGTTAATTATGGTTTTGATAAAATTCGATTTTTAACCCCGGTCAAAGTTGATAGCCGAGTTCGTGCTCATGCAACCTATACTGCTATTGAGGAAAAAACGCCTGGTCAATTTATTTTACATATGCATGTGACAGTGGAGATTGAAGGTGAAGTTAAGCCAGCCTTGATTGCTGAGTGGATCACTATGCAAATGCTATGATTGCTAATCAAATTTCCCTGGTGGTTAATTTGGATACGATCTTGCCTGTAATATTACTAAACATGGTTGTGTTGATGTTATTTTGTTAGGCCTCGGAGACTTAATAATCAACCCGAACTTAAGCTTGTTGGCGTTGTGTTGTAGTAGTTGCTATGCTTGATCGATCGGGGTTTTATTCTAGCCATAAATTGTTGAGTTAAAAGGAATTTTAAAAAAATGGAGGGATGACTCAGCTGCTATATTTTATAAATTATTAGTATAAAGAAGTAAGGTCGGGGGCGATAATAAGTGAATAAGCTAACAGGGTCATTGGTGGGTCGTTGGGCTGGTATTGATGAGTTTATTCAAACCGTCGAAACCGGTAGCTTTACCTCTGCTGCAGCGAAATTGGGTGTTTCTAAATCTTATGTCAGTAAGCAGGTGAGTCAACTGGAAGAGCGGTTGGATGCACGCTTGCTACAGCGTACAACCCGCCAGTTAACATTGACTGATATCGGAGACCTTTTCTATCGACAGTGCCTGGAGATGTCTGAACAATATGATAGATTGGAATCTGACATTTCTGAACTTCAGCAAAAGCCTAGAGGTACTCTCAAACTATCGCTCAATAGTCGGTTTGGTGTGCACTATATGGCTGGCGCGGTGGCTGCGTTTGCGCAATTACACCCTGAGCTTACTATTGAGGTTCACTCCAATTTCCAGGAGATTGATTTGGTTGCCGGAGGTTATGACCTGACGATACGTTACGGTGAACTTGAAGACTCCTCGTTGTATGCAAAGAAACTGGGCGCTTATGATTTGTCTCTGTATGCTTCCCCAAGTTATTGGAAGGCGAATCCGCCGCCGGAGTCACTCGAAGATCTTGCCGCTCATAACTGTATAGTGATGCCAGAACGTTATTGGTTGCTTGATGTTGATGGAAAGGCTACCAGGATTAAAGTCAGTGGTAATTGGGTTAGTGACAATGGCGCCACATTGTTTGCAGCGGCCTGTGAAGGGATAGGAATTGCTCAGATGCCTAATTTTTATGCCAAGGAAGCAGTGGAGGCGGGTAAGCTAGTTAAACTTCGTCAGCCTTGGAGTGGTTACAGCCAAGCGTCATGGGCCGTTTATCCTCATAATCGTCATCTATCTGCAAAGGTGGCATTTTTTATTGATTTTTTGAAAGAGTATGCGCTTAAAGAATGGATACCGAATTCAGACACTTTTTTGAATCAAAGTCCTTTAATATAAATCGAGTAAATGGGGGCGAGTTGATTACCCCTATCACAGCTCTATAGTAAATAT from Oceanicoccus sp. KOV_DT_Chl encodes the following:
- a CDS encoding acyl-CoA dehydrogenase C-terminal domain-containing protein → MAVYKTPLRDMQFVMNDVLDCNLHYQNIGAEDTTPEIVETVLEAAAKFIENEVVPLYRSADEQGCRWDNGQVVTPDGFITAYQQFIANGWMGLSQPVEYGGQGLPFSLNYAVQEILLAGNPAFSTYPIALWGAISTVCAHASEELVERYVPSMVSGAWGGTMCLTESHCGSDLGLLKTKAEPDGDDSYRITGTKIFITTGEHDMVENIVHIVLARLPDAPSGVKGISLFMVPKINVNDDGSLGSPNKVACGSIEHKMGLNGSATCVMNFDGAKGYLIGVPNQGLNAMFTFINESRMAVAQQGPATMERAYQGALAYAKERLQMRAPVRKLPDQPADPILVHPDVRRMLLTQKALAEGGRLMTFQCAQLLDVVKDSVKPDDVALAEKRLALLTPIAKGFLSELGQEAAALGVQVFGGHGYIREWGMEQIIRDARIATIYEGTTGIQGLDLLGRKVLAGEGALLNLQVEEMRECCLRCADTPRLQYFTSILNSKIQDWLQLTAKIAEKSHDSNEINAAGVDYLMFSGYTLMAYCWLLMAEAAQQAIDRGDESGFYHSKLKTARFYYERILPRTLSHAQAALSGAEGLMAFEDEDFCAE
- a CDS encoding MaoC family dehydratase, translating into MQENSSGRVRIIKRDEIADIVGHQSKASEWFTVTQHQINQFADCTLDRQFIHVDPEEAKNGPFGTTIAHGFLTLSMLTHFISFFSIVIDGVHTQVNYGFDKIRFLTPVKVDSRVRAHATYTAIEEKTPGQFILHMHVTVEIEGEVKPALIAEWITMQML
- a CDS encoding LysR family transcriptional regulator — encoded protein: MNKLTGSLVGRWAGIDEFIQTVETGSFTSAAAKLGVSKSYVSKQVSQLEERLDARLLQRTTRQLTLTDIGDLFYRQCLEMSEQYDRLESDISELQQKPRGTLKLSLNSRFGVHYMAGAVAAFAQLHPELTIEVHSNFQEIDLVAGGYDLTIRYGELEDSSLYAKKLGAYDLSLYASPSYWKANPPPESLEDLAAHNCIVMPERYWLLDVDGKATRIKVSGNWVSDNGATLFAAACEGIGIAQMPNFYAKEAVEAGKLVKLRQPWSGYSQASWAVYPHNRHLSAKVAFFIDFLKEYALKEWIPNSDTFLNQSPLI